CCAGCTTGCGGATATCGGGCTCGTCTTCGACCACCAGGATGACCGGGCTGGGCATGATCGAACGACTCAAACCGTCGGCGGCAGGTCCTTGACGTGGCGGATGCTTTTGCCTTTGACCATGAAGACCACCAGCTCGGCGATGTTCGTGGCGTGATCGGCGATGCGCTCCAAATATTTGGAGACCGAGGTGATCTTGACCGCGCGGTTGATGGTTTGCGGATCGGACATCATGAAGCTGATCACCTCACGGAAGATTTGCGCATTTAGTTGATCGACCTGGTCGTCGTCTTTGCAAACCTTGAGCGCCAGCTCGGTGTCCTCGCGCACGAAGGCATCGAGGCTCTCGCGAATCATCCGCTCCGAGATCTGCGCCATGCGCGGGATGTCGATATAGGGCTTTAACTGCGGCTCTTGATTGAGCTCTAGAGTGCGCTCGCAAATATTGACCGCCATGTCGCCGATGCGCTCCAGGTCGGTGGTGATCTTCAGCCCGGTCGTAATGAAGCGCAGGTCGCGGCCCGCCGGCTGATGCAGCGCCAGCATGCGAATGCACAACTCATCGATGTTAACGTCGAGCCGGTTGACTTCGTGATCGCGCTCGATGATGATTTTCGCGAGGTCGGAGTCGCGCTCGACCAGCGACCTGATCGCCTTCTGAATCTGGTCTTCGACCAGGCCGCCCATGTAGAGAATATCTTCGCGCAGCTTTTTTAGATCTTCTTCGTACTTTTTATCAGTGTGCTCGGCACGCATTGGACATCCTCCATTATCCGAAACGCCCGGTGATATAGTCTTCGGTCTGGCGCTTGTCGGGGTTGGTGAAAAGTTTGCCGGTCTCGCCGAACTCGATCAACTCGCCGAGATAGAAAAACGCCGTATAGTCAGCGCAGCGCGCCGCTTGCTGCATATTGTGCGTGACGATGACGATCGTAAAGGTCTCTTTGAGCTCATGAATGAGCTCTTCGATGCGCGCCGTTGAAATCGGATCGAGGGCCGAGCAGGGTTCGTCCATCAATAGCACGTCGGGCTCCACGGCCAGGGCCCTGGCGATGCATAAGCGCTGCTGCTGGCCGCCTGACAGTTCGGCGGCGCTCTTGTGCAAGCTGTCCTTTACTTCGTCCCACAGCGCGGCGCGCCGCAGGTTGCGCTCGACGACTTCGTCGAGCAGGCGGCGGTCTTTGATGCCGACGATGCGCAGGCCGTAGACGACGTTTTCGTAGATACTTTTGGGAAACGGGTTCCACTTCTGAAATATCATACCGACCCGACGGCGGAGTTGAATCACATCGGTGGCGGGGGCGTATATGTCTTGGCCTTCGAGCCTGATCTGGCCGCTGATGCGCGTGCCCAACACCAGATCGTTCATGCGGTTCAAACAGCGCAGCAGCGTGGTCTTACCGCATCCTGAAGGTCCGATGAACGCGGTGGCTTTTTTGGGCTGAATCTCGACATTGATCGATTTCAGAGCGTGCTTCCCGCCATAAAAAAAGTCGACGTTCTCGACGTTAATAATCGGTGTGGCGGCCGCCGCGAGGGTTTGCGTGCCCATTGTGCTGAGTTCTGTTGCCGGCATTTCGCGTCTTTCTGAATCGCTTTGCATCTCTAGGGCCATCTTATCTCCGGCGCTCCTGATTTTCATCCGGGTTCTTTCTACCACTTGATGCGCTTGCGGAAACGATAGCGCAGCCAAATCGCGACGGCGTTAATCGCCAGGGTCATCGCCATCAGCACAAGTCCGGTGGCGGCGGCATTCCAATGAAACTCTTCCTGGGGCCGCGACACCCAGTTGAACATTTGAATTGGCATCACGGTGAAGGGCGAGAAGAGCCACCCGAAGGAGATGAACGGAAACTCCGACGTG
This portion of the Deltaproteobacteria bacterium genome encodes:
- the phoU gene encoding phosphate signaling complex protein PhoU — its product is MRAEHTDKKYEEDLKKLREDILYMGGLVEDQIQKAIRSLVERDSDLAKIIIERDHEVNRLDVNIDELCIRMLALHQPAGRDLRFITTGLKITTDLERIGDMAVNICERTLELNQEPQLKPYIDIPRMAQISERMIRESLDAFVREDTELALKVCKDDDQVDQLNAQIFREVISFMMSDPQTINRAVKITSVSKYLERIADHATNIAELVVFMVKGKSIRHVKDLPPTV
- the pstB gene encoding phosphate ABC transporter ATP-binding protein, producing the protein MGTQTLAAAATPIINVENVDFFYGGKHALKSINVEIQPKKATAFIGPSGCGKTTLLRCLNRMNDLVLGTRISGQIRLEGQDIYAPATDVIQLRRRVGMIFQKWNPFPKSIYENVVYGLRIVGIKDRRLLDEVVERNLRRAALWDEVKDSLHKSAAELSGGQQQRLCIARALAVEPDVLLMDEPCSALDPISTARIEELIHELKETFTIVIVTHNMQQAARCADYTAFFYLGELIEFGETGKLFTNPDKRQTEDYITGRFG